In Rubrobacter radiotolerans DSM 5868, a genomic segment contains:
- a CDS encoding YdeI/OmpD-associated family protein, producing MVNETSGKGSSKGAKPTSKGAKPTNLTGSELPTAKTAGDGPQVLRFEARIFRPPKTAVTKTGSRTLLGVPEWISEQFPSHCTTTVEGTINGHPFRAVLEPEATGGHRLRVNKAMLRGADANAGDTVKLAILGPEPEPTVPADLRLALASSHEARTLWDDLTSMGRRDWVRWVESARQTETRTRRVARTVEQLSEGKRRACCVNVYEFMLRHIQEDDETKGS from the coding sequence ATGGTCAACGAAACGTCCGGTAAGGGATCGAGCAAGGGCGCGAAGCCGACTAGCAAGGGCGCGAAGCCGACTAACCTCACAGGCAGCGAACTCCCGACTGCGAAAACCGCCGGCGACGGTCCGCAGGTCCTGCGCTTCGAGGCACGCATCTTTCGGCCTCCGAAAACGGCGGTGACAAAGACCGGCTCCCGGACCCTGCTCGGCGTTCCGGAGTGGATCAGCGAGCAGTTCCCCTCGCACTGCACGACCACGGTCGAAGGCACTATCAACGGTCACCCTTTTCGAGCGGTGCTCGAACCCGAAGCGACCGGAGGTCACCGGTTGCGGGTGAACAAGGCCATGCTAAGGGGCGCCGACGCCAACGCGGGCGACACGGTGAAGCTCGCTATCCTGGGTCCGGAGCCCGAGCCGACGGTCCCCGCCGATCTCCGGCTCGCTCTTGCCTCCTCTCACGAGGCAAGGACGTTGTGGGACGATCTCACGAGCATGGGACGTCGGGACTGGGTGCGCTGGGTCGAATCGGCCAGGCAAACCGAGACCCGAACCCGTCGGGTTGCACGGACGGTCGAACAACTCTCCGAAGGAAAGCGTCGGGCCTGCTGCGTAAACGTTTATGAGTTCATGCTGCGTCACATCCAGGAAGACGACGAAACCAAAGGCTCCTGA
- a CDS encoding mechanosensitive ion channel family protein, producing MAELLNTFIQYVPRVLGALAMVLVGLALAVVARRGVWYLLRRFGFDELCRRVGVTKLIGESSRRTPTGFVGQVVFYAVLVFAILAALGPLGLDFLASTLNQVVLYAPRVVAAILILVLGTSAAGLVSEIVGRWMTGAGVGSAGAIKNFVRFALIFLVAVLAASVLEIDVTILIVVTVIALGGVALTAALALGLGLRGLSSNVAAGKYISEGVSEGDEIRIGDVAGTVEEIGYAMTRLRTAEGKTYLVPNAHFLDRVVEKTGRAADRGGRDPENPE from the coding sequence ATGGCGGAGCTTCTGAACACCTTCATACAGTACGTGCCGCGAGTTCTCGGCGCGCTCGCGATGGTGCTTGTCGGGCTCGCGCTCGCCGTCGTTGCCCGGCGCGGGGTGTGGTATCTGCTCAGGAGGTTCGGCTTCGACGAGCTGTGCCGGCGCGTCGGGGTGACGAAGCTGATCGGGGAGAGCTCCCGCCGCACCCCGACCGGGTTTGTCGGGCAGGTCGTCTTCTATGCCGTGCTCGTCTTTGCGATCCTTGCCGCGCTCGGACCGCTCGGGCTCGACTTTCTCGCCTCGACGCTCAACCAGGTCGTCCTCTACGCCCCGAGGGTCGTGGCGGCGATCCTGATCCTTGTCCTCGGGACCTCGGCGGCGGGGCTTGTCTCGGAGATAGTCGGGCGCTGGATGACAGGGGCCGGGGTCGGGAGCGCGGGGGCGATAAAGAACTTCGTGCGCTTTGCGCTGATCTTCCTCGTAGCCGTCCTTGCGGCCTCCGTGCTGGAGATAGACGTAACGATCCTTATCGTCGTTACAGTGATCGCCCTCGGCGGCGTCGCTCTCACCGCCGCGCTCGCGCTCGGTCTCGGGCTCCGGGGCCTCTCCTCGAACGTGGCCGCCGGGAAGTACATCTCTGAGGGGGTCTCGGAGGGGGATGAGATCCGCATCGGCGACGTCGCCGGGACGGTCGAGGAGATCGGCTACGCCATGACCCGCCTCCGGACCGCCGAGGGGAAGACCTACCTTGTCCCGAACGCACACTTCCTCGACCGCGTCGTCGAGAAGACCGGCCGGGCTGCGGACCGGGGCGGCCGTGACCCGGAGAACCCGGAGTAA
- a CDS encoding alpha,alpha-trehalose-phosphate synthase (UDP-forming) — MIIVSNRGPVTFSRSESGERRYSRGAGGLVTALNAVMRLSEGAVWVASARSEEDVEVARETRGFYREVEEGGGEGREGTLRVALVEHDERDYDLMYNHLANPLIWFVHHGLYDLPRSPNLGDDTRRAWEAYRRVNASFAETVSEVASGLGDDEPTVLVHDYHLYTTPGEVRERLGEGAFISFFLHIPWPEPDLWRVLPRYVREEVLASLLSSNVVAFHTRRYAEAFLATVREVPGAEVDHDRSVVRCGDREVWVRVYPISIDPEEFASFARSEAVIEEERRVRELPGKLLLRVDRMDLSKNIVRGFAAYERMFERHPETVGKVTFLAQLQPSRQEVPEYAAYAREIEAAARRVNDRYGTADWTPVRLAMEDNFVRSVAAYKNYDALLVNAVRDGMNLVAKEGAIVNERGGVLVLSEGAGAFEELREGAVPVSPFDLDEQADAIHRALTMPRKERERLAGTLRSRVLENTIEDWVRAQLADIETYRSGGSGY; from the coding sequence GTGATAATCGTCTCCAACAGAGGGCCGGTCACGTTCTCGCGCTCCGAGTCCGGCGAGCGCCGCTACTCGCGCGGGGCCGGGGGGCTCGTAACGGCCCTGAACGCCGTCATGCGGCTCAGCGAGGGCGCGGTCTGGGTGGCTTCCGCAAGGAGCGAGGAGGATGTGGAGGTTGCGCGGGAGACGCGAGGCTTCTACCGCGAGGTCGAGGAAGGCGGCGGAGAGGGCCGGGAAGGTACCCTGCGCGTCGCGCTCGTGGAGCACGACGAGCGCGACTACGACCTGATGTACAACCACCTGGCCAACCCCCTGATCTGGTTTGTGCACCACGGGCTCTACGACCTGCCGCGCTCCCCGAACCTCGGAGACGACACCCGAAGGGCCTGGGAGGCTTACCGGAGGGTCAACGCCAGCTTCGCCGAAACCGTCTCGGAGGTAGCCTCGGGACTCGGGGACGACGAGCCGACCGTGCTCGTCCACGACTATCACCTGTACACGACGCCCGGAGAGGTCAGGGAGCGGCTCGGAGAGGGTGCATTTATCTCGTTCTTTCTGCACATACCCTGGCCGGAGCCCGACCTCTGGCGGGTGCTCCCGCGCTATGTCCGCGAGGAGGTGCTGGCGAGCCTTCTCTCTTCGAACGTGGTCGCCTTCCACACCCGGCGCTACGCCGAAGCCTTTCTCGCAACCGTCCGGGAGGTGCCCGGTGCGGAGGTGGACCACGACAGGTCGGTCGTGCGCTGCGGCGATCGGGAGGTCTGGGTTAGGGTGTACCCGATTTCCATAGACCCGGAGGAGTTTGCGAGCTTCGCCCGAAGCGAGGCCGTGATCGAGGAGGAGCGTCGCGTCCGGGAGCTTCCGGGCAAGCTCCTTTTGCGCGTGGACCGGATGGACCTCTCGAAGAACATCGTGCGAGGCTTCGCCGCCTACGAGCGGATGTTCGAGCGCCACCCGGAGACCGTCGGGAAGGTAACGTTTCTTGCGCAGCTTCAGCCTTCGCGCCAGGAGGTCCCCGAGTACGCCGCCTACGCCCGGGAGATCGAGGCCGCAGCCAGGCGGGTCAACGACCGCTACGGGACCGCCGACTGGACGCCGGTTCGGCTCGCGATGGAGGACAACTTCGTTCGCTCCGTCGCGGCCTACAAAAACTACGACGCCCTGCTCGTGAACGCCGTCCGTGACGGCATGAACCTCGTCGCCAAGGAGGGGGCGATCGTCAACGAGCGCGGCGGGGTGCTTGTCCTCTCGGAGGGGGCCGGGGCCTTCGAGGAGCTTCGGGAGGGAGCCGTGCCGGTCAGCCCGTTCGACCTCGACGAGCAGGCCGACGCGATCCACCGGGCGCTCACGATGCCCCGAAAAGAGCGCGAGCGGCTCGCCGGGACCCTGCGTTCCAGGGTTCTTGAGAACACCATCGAGGACTGGGTGAGGGCGCAGCTCGCAGACATCGAGACTTACCGGAGCGGTGGATCAGGGTATTAG
- a CDS encoding NCS2 family permease: MAAFFKFSERNTSLRTELVAGLTTFMTMAYIIFVNPAILATEGTGLPLSGVFFATCVAAGVASIAMGLFANFPVALASGLGLNAVVAFTLILGFGLTWQQAMAVVILEGILVTLLVITNLREAVMDAIPMSLKLAIAVGIGLFIAFIGLKNGGVVVQDPATYLALGDFTQGSVLLTAVGLVLTLVLVARGFPGGILFGIILTGVIGMVTGVIPLPDGIVSFDFDTTTIGGGVLAVPEVLQLALVPVIFALFMTDFFDTMGTVIAVGQEGNLLNEEGKPPRLKRILLVDSLSAVGGGAAGASSVTSYIESGSGVAEGGRTGMTSVVVGLLFLLALPFAPVIGVFGGAVPVPGPNGEDIFVSPVTAPALIIVGFLMMTAVRLINWEDYDDAIPAFLTILTLPLTFNIAYGIGFGFISYVLLKLARGRAREVHPLLYIAAALFGLVFFTEPFIS, from the coding sequence TTGGCGGCCTTTTTCAAGTTCTCCGAGCGGAACACGAGCCTGCGCACGGAGCTCGTCGCCGGGCTGACGACGTTCATGACGATGGCCTACATCATCTTCGTGAACCCGGCGATACTCGCAACCGAGGGGACGGGGCTCCCGCTCAGCGGGGTCTTTTTCGCGACGTGCGTCGCTGCGGGGGTGGCGAGCATCGCTATGGGGCTCTTTGCGAACTTCCCGGTCGCGCTCGCCTCGGGTCTCGGGCTGAACGCAGTGGTAGCGTTTACCCTGATCCTCGGCTTCGGGCTCACGTGGCAGCAGGCGATGGCGGTGGTGATCCTTGAGGGGATCCTCGTTACGCTGCTCGTCATAACGAACCTCCGCGAGGCGGTGATGGACGCTATCCCGATGTCCCTGAAGCTCGCGATCGCGGTCGGCATCGGGCTCTTTATCGCGTTTATCGGCCTGAAGAACGGCGGGGTCGTCGTGCAGGACCCGGCGACCTACCTAGCGCTCGGGGACTTTACGCAGGGGTCGGTGCTTCTCACCGCCGTCGGGCTCGTCCTGACGCTCGTGCTCGTGGCGCGCGGCTTCCCGGGCGGTATCCTCTTCGGCATCATCCTCACCGGCGTTATCGGGATGGTCACGGGCGTGATCCCGCTCCCCGACGGCATCGTCAGCTTCGACTTCGACACGACGACGATCGGCGGCGGGGTCCTCGCCGTCCCGGAGGTGCTCCAGCTCGCGCTCGTGCCGGTGATCTTCGCGCTCTTCATGACGGACTTCTTCGACACGATGGGGACGGTGATCGCGGTCGGACAGGAGGGGAACCTTCTGAACGAGGAGGGCAAGCCGCCGCGCCTGAAGCGCATCCTGCTCGTTGACTCGCTCTCGGCGGTCGGGGGCGGGGCCGCCGGGGCCTCATCGGTTACGAGCTACATCGAGAGCGGCTCGGGCGTAGCGGAGGGCGGCCGGACGGGGATGACGAGCGTCGTGGTCGGGCTTCTCTTCCTGCTCGCGCTGCCGTTCGCGCCGGTTATAGGCGTTTTTGGCGGGGCCGTGCCGGTGCCGGGTCCGAACGGGGAGGACATCTTCGTCTCGCCTGTAACCGCGCCCGCGCTCATCATCGTTGGCTTTCTGATGATGACGGCGGTGCGTCTTATCAACTGGGAGGACTACGACGATGCGATCCCGGCCTTCCTCACGATCTTGACCCTGCCTCTGACCTTCAACATCGCCTACGGCATCGGCTTTGGCTTTATCTCCTATGTCCTGCTTAAGCTCGCCCGGGGACGTGCCCGGGAGGTCCACCCGCTCCTGTACATCGCGGCCGCGCTCTTCGGGCTCGTCTTTTTCACCGAGCCGTTCATCTCCTAG
- a CDS encoding RNA polymerase sigma factor, producing the protein MSNHLRLDDSALAHRAGAGDRRAFAELVERHQDAVYRVCYRVLGNRQDAEDAAQEAFVRAFERLTSFEGRSAFKTWLVRLALNVSLNERKKRGRAERKASEALHQTVSEDSPESEAVSADAAERVRTALLLVREDHRAAVVLKDLEGYSFREVGEMLGVSEATARVWAHRGRQRLREVLT; encoded by the coding sequence ATGTCTAATCACTTGAGGCTCGATGATAGTGCGCTGGCGCACCGTGCAGGGGCCGGGGACCGCCGGGCCTTCGCTGAGCTGGTCGAGCGGCACCAGGACGCTGTGTACCGGGTCTGTTACCGGGTGCTCGGCAACCGCCAGGACGCGGAGGACGCGGCCCAGGAGGCGTTTGTCCGGGCTTTCGAGCGCCTGACGAGCTTTGAGGGGCGCAGCGCCTTCAAGACCTGGCTCGTGCGGCTCGCGCTGAACGTCAGCCTCAACGAGAGAAAGAAGCGCGGCCGGGCCGAGCGGAAGGCTTCGGAGGCTCTTCACCAGACGGTGAGCGAGGACTCCCCGGAGTCGGAAGCTGTCTCCGCCGACGCCGCAGAGCGGGTCCGGACGGCGCTCCTTCTGGTGCGGGAGGACCACCGGGCCGCGGTCGTGCTCAAGGACCTCGAAGGCTACTCCTTCAGGGAGGTCGGGGAGATGCTCGGGGTCTCCGAGGCGACCGCGCGGGTCTGGGCGCACCGGGGACGCCAGCGACTGCGGGAGGTGCTCACCTGA
- the folP gene encoding dihydropteroate synthase, protein MSGSKDGLVLDTGRTRIDFSERVAVMGILNATPDSFFDRGRYFGTERGTERARELLAAGADILDIGGVKAAAGRPLPPGEELRRVMPLLERVRDLTDAPISVDTFEPEVAREALAAGADIINDISGLRDPRLIEAVAAADAHVVVMHIAGPPRVWRDFRGYKDVTREVVEFLEDRVERAVAGGVARERILIDPGLDFDKDTPYSLELLRNLPELSRLGLPVLVAPSRKDFVGETLGGLPPEERLAGTAAAVAFSACRGANVVRVHDVEFMSRVVRMTEAMLGMGRWSPESVWDWWEPMRKSILRGPPPDA, encoded by the coding sequence ATGTCCGGGAGTAAAGACGGGCTCGTCCTCGACACCGGCCGCACCCGGATAGACTTCTCCGAGCGGGTCGCGGTCATGGGCATCCTGAACGCAACGCCCGACTCCTTCTTTGACCGGGGCCGGTACTTCGGGACGGAGCGCGGGACCGAGCGGGCGCGCGAGCTTCTTGCCGCCGGAGCGGACATTCTCGACATCGGCGGGGTGAAGGCCGCCGCCGGGAGGCCGCTCCCGCCCGGAGAAGAGCTCCGGCGCGTGATGCCTCTTCTGGAACGGGTGCGCGATCTGACGGACGCGCCGATCTCGGTAGACACGTTCGAGCCGGAGGTCGCCCGAGAGGCCCTTGCGGCGGGCGCGGACATAATCAACGACATCTCGGGCCTGCGTGATCCGCGCCTGATCGAAGCCGTCGCCGCCGCGGACGCGCACGTGGTCGTTATGCACATAGCCGGTCCCCCGCGTGTCTGGCGCGATTTCAGGGGCTACAAGGACGTAACCCGGGAGGTCGTCGAGTTCCTCGAAGACCGCGTCGAGCGGGCGGTCGCAGGCGGCGTTGCGCGGGAGAGGATCCTCATCGACCCCGGTCTCGACTTCGACAAGGACACGCCCTACTCGCTGGAGCTTCTGAGGAACCTGCCGGAGCTCTCGCGGCTCGGGCTCCCGGTGCTCGTCGCTCCGAGCCGGAAGGACTTTGTCGGGGAGACGCTCGGGGGACTTCCGCCGGAGGAGAGGCTCGCCGGGACTGCGGCGGCGGTCGCGTTCTCCGCCTGTCGCGGGGCGAACGTCGTGCGCGTCCACGACGTCGAGTTCATGTCCCGGGTCGTCCGCATGACCGAGGCGATGCTCGGGATGGGCCGCTGGAGCCCGGAGTCCGTCTGGGACTGGTGGGAGCCGATGCGCAAGAGCATTCTCCGGGGCCCCCCGCCCGACGCCTGA
- a CDS encoding M15 family metallopeptidase: MARRRVLVAVAAVCVLATSCGVAAVGVTSVVRSFQSQTEQVSSTDASPEALPETTAEERTGRAGEERTENAEEEARQERLPVAQSCDSLEVLVDPRHALPPDYSPTDLVYIVGYGVPTVGGDMLLREEATGKLAELMQRAGADGEELLVASAYRSYSEQQQTFAHFQGIYGPEVEYVSAPPGQSQHQLGTTVDFTNSEVGYQLLPAFSETNASRWLERNAWRYGFINTYPAEDISGTGRQAEAWEYRYVGKETAREIHESDLGLREYLAQNGLAPCRSGTSDATAEAPGQQRAW, translated from the coding sequence ATGGCAAGGCGCCGAGTCCTTGTCGCGGTAGCGGCGGTCTGCGTTCTTGCGACCTCCTGCGGGGTGGCGGCGGTCGGCGTCACGTCGGTCGTCAGGAGCTTTCAGTCTCAGACGGAGCAGGTCAGCTCCACGGACGCCTCTCCGGAGGCTCTCCCGGAGACGACGGCTGAGGAGCGGACCGGTAGAGCCGGAGAAGAGAGGACGGAGAACGCAGAGGAAGAAGCTCGGCAAGAGAGGCTTCCCGTCGCCCAGAGTTGCGACTCGCTGGAAGTCCTTGTGGACCCGAGGCACGCCCTTCCGCCGGACTACTCCCCCACCGACCTCGTCTACATAGTGGGCTACGGCGTACCGACGGTCGGCGGGGACATGCTGCTCCGGGAAGAGGCCACCGGGAAGCTTGCGGAACTGATGCAGCGAGCCGGGGCGGACGGAGAGGAACTTCTCGTGGCTTCAGCGTACCGCTCGTACTCCGAGCAGCAGCAGACCTTCGCCCACTTCCAGGGCATCTACGGCCCGGAGGTCGAGTACGTGAGCGCGCCACCCGGCCAGAGCCAGCATCAGCTCGGCACGACGGTAGACTTCACCAACTCCGAGGTCGGCTACCAGCTTCTCCCGGCCTTCAGCGAGACGAACGCGAGCCGCTGGCTGGAGCGAAACGCCTGGCGCTACGGCTTCATCAACACCTACCCGGCGGAGGACATCTCCGGGACCGGCAGGCAGGCCGAGGCGTGGGAGTACCGCTACGTCGGCAAGGAGACCGCGCGGGAGATCCACGAAAGCGACCTCGGGCTCCGGGAGTACCTTGCACAAAACGGCCTCGCTCCGTGCCGCTCGGGGACGAGCGACGCAACGGCCGAGGCCCCGGGCCAGCAGCGGGCCTGGTAA
- a CDS encoding DUF6286 domain-containing protein, producing the protein MSIINRLIVIVVLAGLFLAGFFAVIHGLGVLGYQMSDLQNALNLQGVYSGIEGFVNGVEQGALTPAGIAVLAGLALLGLILLILELKPSRPRRVRMQNGTYVTRSAVSDEVKQAAEGTRNVLSSNPKVKARRSSGAVVDLRADIRRGEDQKTVQNDLKRSVERRLADVGVPLGKLSINLNEADPRQTGTRVR; encoded by the coding sequence ATGAGCATCATAAACAGACTCATAGTGATAGTGGTTCTGGCCGGCCTCTTCCTTGCCGGGTTCTTTGCGGTGATCCATGGCCTCGGGGTGCTGGGCTATCAGATGTCCGACCTCCAGAACGCGCTGAACCTTCAAGGCGTATACAGCGGCATCGAAGGGTTCGTAAACGGCGTGGAGCAAGGCGCTTTGACGCCGGCGGGCATAGCCGTGCTGGCGGGACTCGCGCTGCTCGGGCTCATACTCCTGATCCTTGAGCTGAAGCCGTCGCGGCCGAGGCGCGTAAGGATGCAAAACGGCACCTACGTTACCCGGAGCGCGGTCAGCGACGAGGTCAAGCAGGCTGCCGAAGGGACGCGCAACGTGCTCTCCTCCAACCCGAAGGTCAAGGCCCGCAGAAGCTCCGGCGCGGTCGTCGACCTCAGGGCCGACATCCGGCGCGGGGAGGACCAGAAAACAGTACAGAACGATCTCAAGCGGTCGGTGGAGCGCAGGCTGGCGGACGTCGGGGTCCCCCTCGGCAAGCTCAGCATCAACCTCAACGAGGCCGACCCGAGGCAGACCGGAACGAGGGTGAGATGA
- a CDS encoding DUF2273 domain-containing protein has translation MNGWTNKHYGALIGVVLIVLISILGIGPTALAAIFGVIGYFVGSYLDGEFDLEDIRERAQNRGGQGR, from the coding sequence ATGAACGGATGGACAAACAAACATTACGGGGCTCTGATCGGGGTCGTGCTCATCGTCCTGATCTCGATTCTTGGTATCGGTCCGACGGCCCTGGCGGCGATCTTCGGCGTTATCGGCTACTTTGTCGGCTCCTACCTCGACGGTGAGTTCGACCTCGAAGACATCAGGGAGCGCGCCCAGAACCGGGGCGGTCAGGGCCGTTAA
- the otsB gene encoding trehalose-phosphatase, which yields MNPSKHQQERRALLDAFRTSSGTSAILTDIDGTLAPITSTPAEAEVPEGIRETLAKLSEAYLLVAGVSGREPSEARELVGLRNIAYFGNHGLELLRAFEDDAEVVPAAEPYFERMRELELLAREELAPLGAFVQDKGIAAAVHFRNVPEEVGERCVKFVKEHAERLDLVTGKGRGVIEVKPPVEVDKGTACRRLIEEAGPKRAMFLGDDVSDLDAFRALAAMLDEGTLEQVVRVGVGGPGVPEEVVSESDLVVEGLEGVKKLLQDLIP from the coding sequence CTGAACCCTTCAAAACACCAGCAGGAGCGCCGGGCTCTACTCGATGCCTTCCGCACCTCGTCCGGGACGTCGGCGATCCTCACGGACATAGACGGGACGCTCGCGCCCATTACTTCGACCCCGGCCGAGGCGGAGGTTCCGGAGGGCATCCGGGAGACGCTCGCAAAGCTCAGCGAGGCTTACCTGCTCGTGGCCGGAGTCAGCGGCAGAGAGCCCTCGGAGGCCCGGGAGCTTGTCGGGCTCAGGAACATCGCCTACTTCGGGAACCATGGCCTGGAGCTGCTCCGGGCCTTCGAGGACGACGCCGAAGTGGTCCCGGCCGCAGAGCCCTACTTCGAGCGCATGCGGGAGCTGGAGCTCCTCGCGCGCGAGGAGCTCGCCCCGCTCGGGGCCTTCGTTCAGGATAAGGGCATAGCGGCCGCCGTCCACTTCCGGAACGTGCCCGAGGAGGTCGGGGAGCGGTGCGTGAAGTTCGTGAAGGAGCACGCCGAACGGCTGGATCTGGTCACGGGGAAGGGACGGGGCGTTATCGAGGTCAAACCGCCCGTCGAGGTGGACAAGGGCACGGCGTGCCGGCGCCTGATCGAAGAGGCCGGACCGAAGCGGGCGATGTTTCTCGGGGACGATGTGTCAGATCTCGACGCCTTCCGCGCTCTCGCCGCGATGCTCGATGAAGGGACGCTGGAGCAGGTGGTCCGTGTCGGGGTAGGGGGTCCCGGCGTTCCGGAGGAGGTCGTCTCGGAGTCCGACCTCGTGGTAGAGGGACTGGAGGGCGTAAAGAAGCTCCTGCAGGACCTAATACCCTGA
- a CDS encoding ABC transporter permease produces MTAGHPTDAARKTLPQEREELLRPVEGPLSGFRNLVGKENGEWTRGPAIIAHGVIWMVIVAFISAAIAYIRGEMEPSYTPADINRAGALMFFVLGSVASVIAVVARTQGAIIGEKQLGTAAWVLSKPASRRAFVLAKLVVNYRWLLSVTLLFPALAFYVLSVAVSGAPQPPLLFLGGFAILALGLFFYLALSLFLGTVFESRGPLAGCVFGFMVAGFMIANYAPWLTAAFPWLFFQSGFYLVTEGFIPGYGLVSIPATALWSVLFVYLALQRFKRAEL; encoded by the coding sequence ATGACGGCAGGGCACCCCACGGACGCCGCACGGAAGACACTGCCGCAGGAGCGGGAGGAGTTGCTCCGACCCGTCGAGGGACCTCTGAGCGGCTTCCGGAACCTTGTCGGCAAGGAGAACGGCGAGTGGACGCGGGGACCGGCGATAATCGCTCACGGGGTGATCTGGATGGTGATCGTCGCCTTTATCTCCGCCGCCATCGCCTATATCCGGGGCGAGATGGAGCCGAGCTACACTCCGGCGGATATAAACCGGGCCGGGGCACTCATGTTCTTTGTGCTCGGCTCGGTGGCGTCGGTTATCGCCGTCGTAGCAAGGACTCAGGGGGCGATAATCGGCGAGAAGCAGCTCGGCACGGCGGCCTGGGTTCTCTCCAAGCCGGCCTCGCGGCGGGCGTTCGTCCTGGCGAAGCTCGTCGTGAACTACCGCTGGCTTCTCTCGGTTACGCTCCTCTTCCCGGCGCTCGCGTTCTACGTGCTCTCCGTTGCGGTCTCTGGGGCGCCGCAGCCGCCGCTACTCTTTCTCGGGGGGTTCGCCATACTCGCCCTCGGCCTCTTCTTCTACCTCGCGCTCTCGCTCTTTCTCGGAACGGTCTTCGAGAGCCGGGGACCGCTCGCGGGCTGCGTCTTCGGCTTCATGGTCGCGGGGTTCATGATCGCCAACTACGCACCCTGGCTCACGGCGGCCTTTCCCTGGCTCTTCTTCCAGTCAGGCTTCTACCTTGTAACCGAGGGCTTCATCCCGGGCTACGGGCTGGTCTCGATCCCGGCCACGGCGCTCTGGAGCGTGCTCTTCGTCTACCTCGCCCTCCAGCGCTTCAAGCGCGCCGAGTTGTAG
- a CDS encoding anti-sigma factor family protein, translating to MDGRDRLSGKEEQEGKLFLYATGELEGDEALSFERELAASPELRRELERYERLVVLLRAAAEEEIRAPGSLSGRVNRRVAISSYLKAATGLVEGVLGMYGRAVLYYLRTL from the coding sequence ATGGACGGGCGAGACCGCTTAAGCGGAAAAGAGGAGCAAGAGGGGAAGCTCTTTCTCTACGCAACGGGCGAGCTGGAGGGCGACGAGGCCCTGAGCTTCGAGCGGGAGCTTGCGGCCTCGCCGGAGTTGCGCCGCGAGCTTGAGCGCTACGAGCGGCTCGTGGTGCTTCTCCGGGCGGCCGCCGAGGAAGAGATAAGGGCCCCGGGAAGCCTCTCCGGACGGGTCAACCGGCGGGTGGCGATCTCAAGCTACCTCAAGGCTGCGACCGGGCTTGTCGAGGGCGTTCTCGGGATGTACGGCCGGGCCGTGCTTTACTACCTCAGGACGCTGTGA
- a CDS encoding GlsB/YeaQ/YmgE family stress response membrane protein: MPGPDPGGIIVTILIGIAGAFVGGFVTQNILGMGAGGFIWTILVATLGAIILLAVYRLLTRRMA; this comes from the coding sequence ATGCCCGGACCGGATCCGGGCGGAATAATCGTGACCATCCTGATCGGCATCGCGGGAGCGTTCGTCGGCGGGTTCGTCACGCAGAACATACTCGGCATGGGTGCCGGCGGGTTCATCTGGACCATACTGGTAGCTACGCTTGGCGCGATCATCCTGCTGGCAGTCTATCGCCTGCTGACCCGGCGAATGGCTTAA
- a CDS encoding Asp23/Gls24 family envelope stress response protein, translating to MSEQRTQQSSQSGRNSLQTEKGNTVIQDGVVSKIAGIAAGEVDGIRMGGGASQTVGNLLSSVTGGSAGGGSRSQGVSVEVGQEEAALDLTCTAEYGKSIPQLTEAVRRNVINRVESLVGLKVTEVNITVSDIYFPQEEAERERQKQLEQQQREQDQQSQSRVQ from the coding sequence GTGTCGGAGCAGAGGACGCAGCAGAGCAGCCAGAGCGGGAGGAACTCCCTGCAGACGGAGAAGGGCAACACCGTTATCCAGGACGGCGTCGTCTCCAAGATCGCCGGTATCGCGGCCGGCGAGGTCGACGGCATCCGGATGGGCGGCGGCGCGTCGCAGACGGTGGGCAACCTCCTGAGCAGCGTCACCGGCGGGAGCGCCGGCGGCGGGAGCCGTTCGCAGGGCGTCTCGGTCGAGGTCGGCCAGGAAGAGGCCGCGCTCGACCTCACCTGCACCGCCGAGTACGGCAAGAGCATTCCCCAGCTCACCGAGGCCGTCAGGCGCAACGTCATCAACCGGGTCGAGAGCCTCGTCGGGCTGAAGGTCACCGAGGTCAACATCACGGTCAGCGACATCTACTTCCCGCAGGAGGAAGCGGAGCGGGAGCGCCAGAAGCAGCTCGAGCAGCAGCAGCGGGAGCAGGACCAGCAGTCGCAGTCCCGCGTACAGTAG